TAGTGAAATAGGTGCCTCCGTTTCAATTGGTCCTTTCGCTCATATACGTCCACTTTCGACAATATCTGACGAAGTGAAAATTGGTAATTTTGTTGAAGTGAAAAAATCTAAAATGGGCAAAGGCAGCAAAGCATCACATTTAAGCTATATTGGTGATGCTGAGGTAGGTGCAGACGTAAATCTTGGATGTGGTTCAATAACTGTTAACTACGATGGTAAAAATAAATATCTAACGAAAATAGAAGACGGTGCATTCATTGGCTGTAACTCAAACCTAATTGCCCCTGTTACGATTGGAAAAGGTGCATATGTTGCTGCTGGTTCAACAGTAACAAATGATGTACCGGAAAAAGCATTGTCAGTTGCACGGTCAAGACAAGTAAATAAAGAGAATTATGTCGACCGATTAAATAATAAAAATTCCTAATGGAGGTTTTCACTTTACCATGTCAAATCGCTATGGAGATTCTAATTTAAAAATATTTGCACTCAATTCCAACCCGGCCCTCGCAAAAGAAATAGCGGATATTGTTGGTGTTGATTTAGGTAAAAGCTCTGTTACCCGTTTTAGTGACGGAGAAATTCAAATAAATATTGAAGAAAGTATTCGTGGTTGTGACGTATATGTTATTCAATCAACAAGTGATCCTGTAAATGAGCACTTAATGGAATTGTTAATTATGATCGATGCCTTAAAGCGTGCATCAGCAAAAACAATTAACATTGTTATCCCTTACTACGGTTATGCGAGACAAGATCGTAAGGCAAGAGCAAGGGAGCCAATTACAGCTAAGCTTGTAGCGAATCTTTTAGAGACTGCCGGTTCTACTCGTGTTATTACACTGGATCTTCATGCACCACAGATTCAAGGATTCTTTGATATTCCGATTGACCATCTAATGGGGGTACCAATTTTAGGTGAGTATTTCTTAGGAAAGAATTTAGAGGATATTGTCATTGTTTCCCCTGATCATGGCGGTGTGACAAGAACTCGTAAATTAGCTGATAAACTAAAAGCTCCAATTGCGATTATTGACAAAAGACGTCCAAGACCAAATGTGGCAGAAGTTATGAACATTGTAGGTAATATTGAAGGTAAAACAGCAATTTTAATTGACGATATTATCGATACAGCTGGCACTATTACATTAGCTGCTAATGCACTAGAAGAAAACGGTGCAAGAGAAGTTTATGCTTGCTGTACCCACCCTGTTTTATCTGGACCTGCCATTGAGCGTATTGCAAACTCAAAAATAAAAGAATTAGTTGTAACAAACTCAATTCTACTGCCTGAAGAAAAAAGAATTGATAAACTTGTTGAACTTTCAGTAGCACCTTTAATTGGAGAAGCCATTATTCGTGTTCATGAAAAGCAATCAGTAAGTTTACTTTTTGATTAATTGAACTAAAACCTATTCAAGTCATTATGATTTGGGTAGGTTTTTTTATTGCTGTAAATTATAGATAGAATGGATCAACTATAGGTACCGCTTTGACATCCAGCTCCAGTGCTTTTGTATTTATCGACAAGTTTTTGCAAAAAATGTTTATACCTTTCACATTATGGGCAAACAATATATAAGAACGAATTTCGTTAGGAAGGTGTAAACTATGACAACACTACAAGCAATTAAAAGAACTGAATTCACTAACTCTGCAAAAAGAAAGGTACGTGAATCAGGACAAATTCCAGCAATCATTTATGGTAAAAAAGTTGAAAGCAAGCCAGTAGCTTTAGATAGCATTGAACTTATTAAAACATTACGAGAAGAAGGAAAAAATACAGTTATTCATTTAGATGTAGATGGCTCATCACATGCTGTTATGCTATATGATATGCAAACAGATCCTTTAAAGAATGAGATTGTTCATGCTGATTTTCATATAGTGGACATGCAGGCAGACGTAGAGGTAGAAGTACCTCTTCATTTAACTGGTGAAGCTCAAGGAGTAAAGGATGGCGGTGTTCTTCAACAATCCTTACATGAAGTAACAATTAGCGCAAAACCAGGACAAATTCCACAAACAATTGATGTTGATATTGCTAATTTAGCTGTAAATGATGCCCTTTATATAAAGGACTTAACATCAAGCGGTCAATATCAATTTGTTCAGGATGAGGAACAGGTTGTTGCATCAATCTTACCTCCTCAGCAGGAAGAGGAAATTGATAGTGGTGAAGAACAAGAACCTGGAACTCCTACAAATGAAGAAGGCCGAGAGCATAACGAGGAATAAAAACAAGTTTAGCTTAGGTGCAAATAAAGTCTAAAAGTGTCAGTTTTTCATCCTTTATATCGACTTAAAGGAAAATGGAAAGCTGGCACTTTACTTTTGTTCAGAGAATGAATATGCTAAGTAAGATGAATAGTTATAATGTTAGTAAAAACTTATGAACACTAGAAATTGAAATAGATGATTTGATGTGGGTTAGGAGGGTATATATGAAACTCATCGTCGGACTAGGTAATCCGGGTAGGCAGTATGAAAATACAAGACACAATGTAGGATTTAAAGTAATTGACCAACTTTCTGAGGATTTATCGATCCCTCTTGATCGCCAAAAGTATAATGGTATTTATGGAATAGGACATATTTCAGGAGAGAAAGTCATATTATTAAAACCACTCACCTACATGAATTTATCTGGAGAATGTATACGGCCCTTAATGGATTTTTACGATATGGATGTTGAAGATTTAGTTGTGATATATGACGATCTAGATTTACCTGTTGGTAAAATTCGACTGCGAGCCAAAGGAAGTGCTGGTGGTCACAATGGAATAAAATCGATGATCCAACACTTGGGAACCCAAGAATTCAACAGAGTTCGAGTTGGTATTGATCGACCAACAAATGGAATGAAGATTTCAGATTATGTACTTGGTCAATTTACGGAGGCTGATTTGCAAGGCATTAATGAGGCAATCAGTTATTCTGCAAAAGCATGTGAAAGCTGGATTCAACAATCATTTGTTCAAGTGATGAATGAGTATAATTAGTTGAACGTTAACGTGATGGGTGTTTTTAGCCTTTATCATGTATAACCTCCTGAACGAAGGTCCATACTATCAATAAAAACATACCTTTCAGGAGGCTAAACATGGCTTTGCATTATTATTGTAGACACTGTGGTGTGAAGGTTGGAAGCCTTGATAATCAATCACTTTCTAGTCAGCAGCTAGGATTTGATTCTTTAACAAATGACGAACGTCAAGAAATGATTACCTACGAACAAAATGGAGATATGCATGTTAAAACAATTTGCGAGGACTGCCAGGATGCACTACATAGAAACCCTGATCTTCACCAGGTGGATAATTTGATTCAGTAAGGGCTTTGGGTGATACCCAAGGCATTTTTCTGTTTTGATGTGGTGAGTCCTCATTTCAACATGTCATGGCAAAGTACATTACCATTTATGATTAAAATCAAACATACTACAGTTAAACTTAATTGATCAATTGAGAGGGGGGCTCTAGCTTGAATAGTTTGCAGCAATATTTTTATCATAATGATGATTTTAAAACCGTTGTATCTGGTATTGAAGAGGGATTAAAAGAACAGCTTGTTGCGGGCCTATCCGGTT
This genomic stretch from Metabacillus sp. B2-18 harbors:
- a CDS encoding ribose-phosphate diphosphokinase, with the protein product MSNRYGDSNLKIFALNSNPALAKEIADIVGVDLGKSSVTRFSDGEIQINIEESIRGCDVYVIQSTSDPVNEHLMELLIMIDALKRASAKTINIVIPYYGYARQDRKARAREPITAKLVANLLETAGSTRVITLDLHAPQIQGFFDIPIDHLMGVPILGEYFLGKNLEDIVIVSPDHGGVTRTRKLADKLKAPIAIIDKRRPRPNVAEVMNIVGNIEGKTAILIDDIIDTAGTITLAANALEENGAREVYACCTHPVLSGPAIERIANSKIKELVVTNSILLPEEKRIDKLVELSVAPLIGEAIIRVHEKQSVSLLFD
- a CDS encoding 50S ribosomal protein L25/general stress protein Ctc, yielding MTTLQAIKRTEFTNSAKRKVRESGQIPAIIYGKKVESKPVALDSIELIKTLREEGKNTVIHLDVDGSSHAVMLYDMQTDPLKNEIVHADFHIVDMQADVEVEVPLHLTGEAQGVKDGGVLQQSLHEVTISAKPGQIPQTIDVDIANLAVNDALYIKDLTSSGQYQFVQDEEQVVASILPPQQEEEIDSGEEQEPGTPTNEEGREHNEE
- the pth gene encoding aminoacyl-tRNA hydrolase, which codes for MKLIVGLGNPGRQYENTRHNVGFKVIDQLSEDLSIPLDRQKYNGIYGIGHISGEKVILLKPLTYMNLSGECIRPLMDFYDMDVEDLVVIYDDLDLPVGKIRLRAKGSAGGHNGIKSMIQHLGTQEFNRVRVGIDRPTNGMKISDYVLGQFTEADLQGINEAISYSAKACESWIQQSFVQVMNEYN
- a CDS encoding anti-sigma-F factor Fin family protein; the protein is MALHYYCRHCGVKVGSLDNQSLSSQQLGFDSLTNDERQEMITYEQNGDMHVKTICEDCQDALHRNPDLHQVDNLIQ